Proteins from one Fragaria vesca subsp. vesca linkage group LG6, FraVesHawaii_1.0, whole genome shotgun sequence genomic window:
- the LOC101306249 gene encoding heavy metal-associated isoprenylated plant protein 26-like, producing MQTIEMRVHMDCPGCESKVRSTLQKLKGIDNVEIDMALQKVSVTGRADLDQKKVLKTVRKTGRRAELWQFPLINSNADNSYVYNQSQCNGPINHYAPQPSSSYNYYKHGYDSGSSSSNYAYSHNPAHSSVYGYQPTTAFSDENPNACSVM from the exons ATGCAGACAATAGAGATGAGAGTGCATATGGACTGCCCCGGATGCGAGAGCAAGGTTAGAAGTACACTTCAGAAGCTAAAAG GTATAGACAACGTTGAGATAGACATGGCTCTGCAGAAGGTCTCAGTGACCGGGAGGGCAGATCTAGACCAAAAGAAAGTTCTCAAGACGGTTCGAAAAACTGGACGAAGAGCTGAGCTCTGGCAATTCCCCTTGATTAATTCAAATGCAGACAACAGCTATGTGTACAATCAGAGTCAGTGTAATGGCCCGATCAATCACTATGCTCCGCAGCCTTCCTCATCTTACAACTACTACAAGCACGGTTATGACAGTGGTTCTTCTTCTTCTAACTATGCATATTCTCACAACCCTGCACATTCCTCCGTTTACGGGTATCAACCTACGACAGCCTTCAGTGACGAGAACCCTAATGCTTGTTCTGTAATGTGA
- the LOC101306540 gene encoding ER membrane protein complex subunit 4-like, translating into MVAGRKWAVCLTDNSTSPCSLDVPDPPGFSRASSEQDDSTLSRQKKEAESTWKAQKAWEVAQAPFKNLLMMGFMMWMAGSTVHLFSIGITFSALWQPISALQGVGKVFEPYKDRKVDLLAPKLLFIALNLGGLALGVWKLNTLGLLPTHASDWVSSLPPSQEVEYSGGGIPLY; encoded by the exons ATGGTAGCCGGTCGAAAATGGGCTGTTTGCTTGACAGACAACTCAACCTCTCCTTGTTCCCTCGATGTCCCTGACCCTCCTGGCTTCTCTAGGGCCTCCTCTGAGCAG GATGATTCAACCTTGAGTCGCCAAAAGAAAGAAGCTGAATCAACTTGGAAAGCTCAG AAAGCTTGGGAAGTCGCGCAGGCCCCTTTTAAGAATTTGTTAATGATGGGTTTTATGATGTGGATGGCTGGCAGCACAGTCCACTTGTTCAGCATTGGAATTACATTTTCTGCTCTCTGGCAGCCCATAAGTGCCTTACAAGGTGTAGGAAAGG TTTTTGAGCCCTACAAGGACAGGAAAGTGGATCTTCTTGCCCCAAAGTTGCTCTTCATTGCCCTTAATTTGGGGGGTTTAGCACTTGGTGTCTGGAAG CTTAACACATTGGGGTTGCTTCCTACACATGCATCCGATTGGGTTTCATCCTTACCTCCTTCACAG GAGGTTGAGTATTCTGGTGGTGGCATTCCTCTGTACTGA